The genomic window AGACTCCTCATTTCAATACACTTTGCTTCTAGAGAAGAATGAAAATCACTAAAGCTGCAGCTTGGAGATAAGATTGAAGAAATCAGCAACCTATTGGGTTAACTACCACCTCTAAAAAAGATTCCACACACGTTTAGCGTATTGGTGAGCAGATAAGAGGGCCACGCCTCCGTCTGAATGGAAATCTTTCATAATCTATCAGGCCAATGGTGCAAAACCAGCCAGTCATTTCTAATTACTGGACACACCATATCTTATCAGTTCATAGGCGGGGAATTAAACTTTAATACATACCCTGCCTCAATGGGGATTGCAATCTTCTATGGGGCCTACAGTTCGATGCAAGTTTGTTATTGGTTTACTTAAAGCAGAGTATTCGGTTGTCGCTGCTTTGACAAAGCCAGACAGTATCATACACGTGCCGCTTATTTTGGTACTTCAACTTGCTCATGCAGACAATGATACCATTTTAGTTTGATTTAGCTGCTCCGATTTATGATTTAAGCATGCGAATGTATTAATTTGTCAAGGTTTCGGTCAACAAAATTTCTGCGGTGCAAGACAATAAAAAGTCAGAGCCATGGaatacaaatttgtttttattaagaacaaaaatacaaatactgcGATAAGCAAAAActaagttaattaaatttcaaagaataaatatatcaaagtCCAAATTCGACACTACTCTATATTGGAACGTTAAAAGTGAAGTAACACCCTCATCGCAGCGACCTTCAAGTTATCTATTATTAACACCATATACCACTCTATACAAACTATCTTGTCTTGACGAAAACTATTACTCTTCAATAAATAGAATGTTTTTAGTATTGTTTTATACATTATCAGAACAAATTTAAGGTTAcctttaaaaatgtatgtattcatattttaatgtAATGTTTCGAAAAATAATTCTTGTActcaaatttatttacaatttatttacagATTTATGTACctattaataaaatcaaaatgttgtttaaaCTTTTAACGAATGTGCCGTCAACTAAAAagtttgcatacttttcagtgattttcatttcgctcCTTTAAACCAAACACGAGCTTTTTGACCGAAATTCGTTTTCAATAGACAGCcacatagtttttttttaaattaggtgtttttcgtttttcattttgtatatGATTGGTAACTTTTCCACGACgccaaaatatgcaaatgaagaaaaaataCTCGTAAACATATTCATAGTTTGTGATAAATCAGCAACCCCAAAAACTTCGAATCGATAATgagaaaatttaattgaacaattacctacatatgtagtaaacaaaaatcagctgtttttgttgcttatgAGAAAGCCCAAAAACTTAGATTTGAAAACAATGTTTATACTACGTTCTAGATCTTTTATAAACCTGAAATTCGTTAGACCTCCAAGCACATCTTGTCGTTACGTACAGTATAACCAAGGCCAATCTCCGGAGCCAAAAATACGTGAATACTTTTACTTCATCGATCATGAGGGAATGGTGAGTCTTTCACCTCTAAATCTGTGTCTGAATTCGCATAAcattttttgcagcttttttTGGACGATGCAAAGATGAAAAACTTCACCAGCTGCTTTAAGGAGAAAGATTTCCTCAAGTTCTTTTTCAACCGCCTGCGGCTGAACAAAACAAATAGATATGAAAGCGAATTTCCATACATTTCCCTCTGTGGCCGTGAAAGGAATTTTATTAGATGTGATGACACGCCTGTTGTGTTTACCGAACAACTAAGGAAGGACGACAAGGAGGTGCTCAGCTATGCGCACTCGGGGCAGGTCCTAACCCTGCCTTACGAACCCCACAAACTGTACATGGATCCGCGAACCGGAAGGGTCTATCATCCAGCGACGCCACAGGTGGGCGGAATAGGCCTAGTCCGCTCTAAACTAGCCATAGAGCTCAGCCAGCACTTTGAGTTCCCGGCTGGCGAGGCTTCCCCCACCCATTTCCGATGGAACGGAGAACGATTGGAGCTGCAGAACGAGTGGGTTTGCAACACTCAGCGGTTTCCCATGAACGAGGAGTGTAAGTAATTGTATAACTTTAATCGATTAAAATTGAGACAACGATAGGTTATAACTTACagagtatatgtatattgctTTTACTCAATGCTAAGGGGCTTAAACTCGCCCTCCTTCACCCATGATAGACCAGTTGCATGTCCACCATTTGCCTGTTGCACCGAAGGCTCCGTTTGCTTGCTTCTCCCTGCCTTGATGCGCTCCAGAACGGGCCCGTGCACGTCCTGCTGAAACTTCTCGAATACTATATAGTGCGGATCTTCAGTGGGCGGGGTGTCGAATATGTGGTCCTTGCTCTCCTTGATATTTTTCTGTACGCGAGCCATATACTCCTCCTTGTTCGTAATCAGCAGCTCTGCAGCCTCGCTGTTTTTGAGTTTATCTACTTCAATGCCCCGAATACTGTCCAAGGGATCGGAGAAAATGGCTTGCAGGTACTTTAAAAGCTGCCAAAGATGATCCTCTCCACAGCGCCACTCCGGGAAGGCGTGACTCACGTCCAAACTGTGGGTGTACGGACACACATGGGGATGAATCACATCTTGCTGGAATATTATGGTCTAAGAGGGACT from Drosophila yakuba strain Tai18E2 chromosome 2L, Prin_Dyak_Tai18E2_2.1, whole genome shotgun sequence includes these protein-coding regions:
- the LOC6528823 gene encoding protein crossbronx codes for the protein MTLDLDATKKDDKLLITTIQQEYKILAEYKMIESEKLSGIYVIPSYVNSLQWFGVFFGRQGLYMESVFRFTILLPDRFPDDKSLPTIIFQQDVIHPHVCPYTHSLDVSHAFPEWRCGEDHLWQLLKYLQAIFSDPLDSIRGIEVDKLKNSEAAELLITNKEEYMARVQKNIKESKDHIFDTPPTEDPHYIVFEKFQQDVHGPVLERIKAGRSKQTEPSVQQANGGHATGLSWVKEGEFKPLSIE
- the LOC6528822 gene encoding UPF0598 protein CG30010, yielding MRKPKNLDLKTMFILRSRSFINLKFVRPPSTSCRYVQYNQGQSPEPKIREYFYFIDHEGMLFLDDAKMKNFTSCFKEKDFLKFFFNRLRLNKTNRYESEFPYISLCGRERNFIRCDDTPVVFTEQLRKDDKEVLSYAHSGQVLTLPYEPHKLYMDPRTGRVYHPATPQVGGIGLVRSKLAIELSQHFEFPAGEASPTHFRWNGERLELQNEWVCNTQRFPMNEECK